A region of Spartobacteria bacterium DNA encodes the following proteins:
- a CDS encoding bifunctional DNA-formamidopyrimidine glycosylase/DNA-(apurinic or apyrimidinic site) lyase, translated as MICCWKMRWRSVNVHAGDDDMPELPEVETIKRYLERAGIAGERMASCRCFWNSTLVCRGVQGQVADFFVDCTIRSVHRRGKYLVLSCNEERYILMHLRMSGRIYYDDDHALRPHERVSFLFVSGKQLHFCDARKFGRITLAHSLDILKKLGPEPWDASLTARSFYCSLQRRSTRIKPLLLNQHFLAGLGNIYCDESLWRAQIHPAAPASSLSEAQAERLLSAIRKVLSQGIENAGTSLGHGAANFVLPQGEAGRNREALSVYGQQGLPCCRCGTTLVKTIVAQRGTHFCPHCQVAPRD; from the coding sequence ATGATCTGCTGCTGGAAGATGCGGTGGCGATCTGTAAACGTACATGCCGGGGACGATGATATGCCTGAATTGCCTGAGGTGGAGACGATTAAACGCTATCTGGAACGGGCGGGTATCGCAGGGGAGCGCATGGCATCCTGTCGTTGTTTTTGGAACAGCACGCTGGTGTGTCGGGGCGTTCAGGGGCAGGTTGCGGATTTCTTTGTCGACTGTACGATACGGTCTGTTCATCGACGGGGTAAATATCTGGTGCTTTCCTGTAATGAGGAACGGTATATCTTGATGCATTTACGCATGTCCGGCCGCATTTATTATGACGATGACCATGCGTTGCGTCCCCATGAACGGGTTTCCTTTTTATTTGTTTCCGGAAAACAGCTGCACTTCTGTGACGCGCGTAAATTCGGTCGTATTACGTTGGCTCATTCGTTGGATATACTGAAAAAACTGGGGCCGGAGCCTTGGGATGCCTCGCTCACGGCTCGCTCTTTTTATTGCTCGCTACAACGAAGAAGCACGCGGATTAAACCCTTGCTGCTAAATCAGCATTTTTTGGCGGGACTGGGGAATATTTATTGCGATGAATCCCTTTGGCGTGCGCAAATTCATCCCGCAGCACCTGCGTCGTCTTTATCTGAAGCGCAGGCAGAACGGCTGTTGTCGGCCATTCGAAAGGTTCTTTCCCAGGGCATTGAAAATGCGGGAACGTCGCTGGGGCATGGTGCCGCTAACTTTGTCCTGCCGCAGGGGGAGGCGGGCCGCAACAGGGAAGCGCTTTCCGTTTATGGCCAGCAGGGACTGCCTTGCTGTCGCTGCGGTACCACGCTTGTAAAAACCATTGTGGCGCAGCGAGGAACGCATTTTTGTCCTCATTGTCAGGTCGCTCCCCGTGATTGA
- a CDS encoding 3'-5' exonuclease has protein sequence MRLSEATLYILDFETTGSVAGYPVEPWQVGLVRFHGGAVDLDDMFSSLLRIGPRPVNPYIPGSFHAHEAALSGAPTLLDLWPSLHHALTRFPLGAHNVATERKMLRQTAAMHQFGPWIDTLVLARLAWPDLASFALDEICNVLELTPYIQQCCPARGPHDALYDAVASAVLLQTLLSQPGWNDLLLEDAVAICKRTCRGR, from the coding sequence ATGCGGTTGAGCGAGGCGACGCTTTATATTCTGGATTTTGAAACCACCGGCAGTGTTGCGGGGTATCCCGTAGAACCATGGCAGGTTGGCCTCGTCCGCTTTCATGGTGGCGCGGTAGATTTGGATGACATGTTTTCGTCTCTGCTGCGTATTGGCCCCCGCCCGGTGAATCCCTATATCCCGGGCTCCTTTCATGCCCATGAAGCGGCGTTGTCGGGCGCGCCCACGCTCCTGGATCTTTGGCCTTCATTACATCATGCGCTCACAAGGTTTCCACTGGGGGCTCATAACGTTGCGACGGAACGAAAAATGCTGCGTCAAACGGCGGCGATGCATCAGTTTGGTCCCTGGATTGATACGCTGGTTCTGGCGCGTCTGGCATGGCCCGATCTGGCTTCTTTTGCGCTGGATGAGATATGCAATGTACTGGAATTAACTCCTTATATTCAGCAGTGCTGTCCAGCGAGAGGTCCGCACGATGCGCTATACGATGCGGTGGCAAGTGCCGTATTGCTTCAGACGTTGTTAAGCCAGCCGGGATGGAATGATCTGCTGCTGGAAGATGCGGTGGCGATCTGTAAACGTACATGCCGGGGACGATGA